The following proteins come from a genomic window of Flavobacterium crocinum:
- a CDS encoding amidohydrolase family protein yields the protein MLKFLLSDNESLENYAHGQFVSFEDVKRRLLLKSRAQNPDIPDHLYRLNQQETFKGIEFLSDIFANGLAKISEEYLELQDNRIYVKPSQQNNWQDTITYIPPLLLQCAMLHKKTNVSGLKNTADRYQYFKKYLLPNSRYTSIPRAKIHQLDYYVKHQSGLHDLHMHLNGALETDQVWQDFLFNPKGIYQDLLKGFQIQKVREQMEQESNLLEPVKYVTLLTTAQKLRNYFYFFLYPYRNSGYEDLNRTALLNKFASLDSELPRSPYHPFSLLLSENDNHSCLMSVEGFMYILILEELRKTSNEFLAGLFHFYLLILGLTNRLLVQQTHQNGFEQFQKHTLNGLRENSERIFLRRYYQMHGNDLDLISFLEGRFSPKESQLEMVNFLQAIEKGWKKMIQQISENFANAPIGTVKIPELRLIAHFIKKADPKPDVQIRHKKLRIEVAKKGQILVLLLQNYPDYRKKIVAVDAAASEFDTPPEVFAPVFRKMRRGGVKHFTYHAGEDFYHIISGIRAIYEAIVFCDLQRGDRIGHAVASGLSPQQWQNCVGSDLLVKKGDYLDDLVFSYHLIINSKIETLHNILPFIINRVNELSYDIYNQHYPIAVLEQAWLMRQCCPMHALEHDRTNMTSKSVYDEDEWSYMLEKGFAKKRTQNSEDKVLEVFEIYHNAKYRRKFDQIISIDPFEILKSDHIEILQTTLLHEMTVREIVIETLPTSNVRIGFHKNFSTYHLINWIKWHDQGKSIPPIVVGSDDTGIFATNIYNEYANIYCMLLNTYYLPHAKVMDVIERLDKDSHIYRFT from the coding sequence ATGCTTAAATTTTTACTATCTGATAATGAATCGCTTGAAAATTATGCACATGGACAATTTGTTTCTTTTGAAGATGTAAAAAGGCGACTGCTGCTAAAAAGCAGAGCACAGAATCCTGATATTCCGGATCACCTGTACCGTCTGAACCAGCAGGAAACGTTTAAAGGTATCGAATTCTTATCTGATATTTTCGCAAATGGTCTGGCTAAAATATCAGAAGAATATCTTGAGTTGCAAGACAATAGAATTTATGTAAAGCCGTCTCAGCAGAACAACTGGCAGGATACCATAACGTATATTCCTCCTTTACTTCTGCAATGTGCAATGTTGCATAAAAAAACCAATGTAAGCGGTCTAAAAAACACTGCAGACAGGTACCAATATTTTAAAAAGTATCTACTGCCTAATTCCCGTTACACCTCAATTCCAAGGGCAAAAATCCATCAGCTCGATTATTATGTAAAACATCAAAGCGGTCTTCATGATCTGCATATGCACCTGAACGGGGCTTTGGAAACCGATCAGGTATGGCAGGATTTTCTTTTCAACCCAAAAGGAATTTATCAAGACCTTTTAAAGGGATTCCAAATTCAAAAAGTGAGGGAACAAATGGAGCAGGAATCAAATCTCTTGGAACCTGTGAAATATGTAACGCTTTTAACCACAGCACAAAAACTTAGAAATTACTTTTATTTTTTTCTCTATCCATACCGCAATAGTGGATATGAGGATTTAAACAGAACAGCACTGCTTAATAAATTTGCAAGCCTGGACTCTGAACTTCCCCGCAGCCCATACCACCCATTTTCATTGCTGCTCAGCGAAAATGACAATCATTCCTGCCTTATGTCTGTGGAAGGTTTTATGTACATCTTAATTTTAGAAGAATTAAGAAAAACCAGCAACGAGTTTCTTGCAGGTTTATTTCATTTTTATCTTCTTATTCTGGGTCTTACAAATCGACTTCTCGTACAGCAGACGCATCAAAATGGATTCGAACAGTTTCAAAAACACACTTTAAATGGATTAAGGGAAAACAGTGAAAGAATATTTTTGCGACGCTATTATCAAATGCATGGTAATGATTTAGATCTAATCAGCTTTCTTGAAGGCCGTTTTTCTCCAAAAGAATCACAGCTTGAGATGGTCAATTTTCTACAGGCAATTGAAAAAGGATGGAAGAAAATGATACAGCAGATTAGTGAAAACTTTGCTAATGCCCCCATAGGTACAGTCAAAATACCTGAACTGAGGCTCATTGCCCATTTTATAAAAAAAGCGGACCCAAAACCTGATGTCCAAATAAGACATAAAAAACTGCGCATCGAGGTGGCCAAAAAAGGACAAATTTTGGTATTGCTTCTTCAAAACTACCCTGACTATAGAAAAAAAATAGTTGCTGTAGATGCTGCTGCCAGCGAATTTGACACTCCCCCAGAAGTCTTCGCACCTGTATTTCGTAAAATGCGTCGCGGCGGTGTAAAGCATTTTACCTATCATGCCGGCGAGGATTTTTACCATATTATCAGCGGAATCAGGGCAATATATGAAGCAATCGTTTTTTGTGATCTTCAAAGAGGGGACAGAATTGGTCACGCTGTGGCTTCTGGGCTTTCGCCCCAACAGTGGCAAAATTGCGTTGGTTCAGATTTACTAGTTAAGAAAGGGGATTATCTGGATGATCTGGTTTTCAGCTATCATCTGATCATAAATAGCAAAATCGAAACTCTTCATAACATACTTCCCTTTATTATCAATAGAGTAAATGAACTGAGTTATGATATCTATAACCAACATTATCCAATAGCAGTCCTGGAACAAGCATGGCTGATGCGCCAATGCTGCCCTATGCATGCTTTGGAACACGATAGGACAAATATGACTTCAAAGTCAGTATATGATGAAGATGAATGGTCCTATATGCTGGAGAAAGGTTTTGCTAAAAAAAGAACCCAGAATTCAGAAGATAAGGTTTTGGAAGTCTTTGAAATCTATCATAATGCGAAGTACAGGAGAAAATTTGATCAGATTATCAGCATCGATCCTTTTGAAATTCTAAAATCGGATCACATTGAGATATTACAGACAACCTTGCTGCATGAAATGACAGTAAGGGAAATAGTCATTGAAACGCTGCCAACCAGTAATGTACGTATCGGTTTCCACAAAAACTTTTCGACATATCATTTAATAAATTGGATAAAATGGCATGATCAGGGTAAAAGCATTCCGCCCATTGTAGTAGGTTCTGACGACACTGGAATCTTTGCAACCAACATTTACAATGAGTATGCAAATATATACTGTATGCTTCTCAATACCTATTATCTGCCTCATGCTAAAGTTATGGATGTAATTGAAAGACTTGATAAGGACAGCCACATTTACAGATTTACATAA